One window of the Pseudomonas knackmussii B13 genome contains the following:
- a CDS encoding type II secretion system protein yields MNARRGQGFTLIEVVITLAIIGLLASMAAPLGETLVRRGKEQELRTALYQIRDAIDAYKRAADAGRIEKSATASGYPPDLKVLVDGVRDVRSVKGAKLYFLRRIPLDPLADPRRDPSEQWGLRSYASPADDPREGEDVFDVYSLARGKGLNGIAYKEW; encoded by the coding sequence GTGAACGCGCGGCGCGGGCAGGGCTTCACCCTGATCGAGGTGGTCATCACCCTGGCCATCATCGGCCTGCTGGCGAGCATGGCCGCGCCCCTGGGCGAGACCCTGGTGCGCCGCGGCAAGGAGCAGGAGCTGCGCACTGCGCTCTACCAGATCCGCGATGCCATCGACGCCTACAAGCGCGCCGCCGACGCCGGGCGTATCGAGAAATCGGCGACCGCCAGCGGCTATCCGCCGGACCTCAAGGTGCTGGTCGACGGCGTGCGCGACGTGCGCAGCGTGAAGGGCGCCAAGCTGTACTTCCTGCGGCGCATTCCGCTCGACCCGCTGGCCGACCCGCGCCGCGACCCCAGCGAGCAGTGGGGCCTGCGCTCCTACGCCAGCCCCGCGGACGACCCGCGCGAGGGCGAGGACGTCTTCGACGTGTACTCCCTGGCCCGCGGCAAGGGCCTCAACGGCATCGCCTACAAGGAGTGGTGA
- a CDS encoding type II secretion system protein, with amino-acid sequence MTRARGFTLIELLVVMAIVATLMTIAVPRYFNSLEQSKETTLRQSLAVMREALDHFYGDTGHYPESLDELVSQRYLRSLPVDPITERNDLWVTLPPPDGVAGSVADVKSGASGRARDGSQYGQW; translated from the coding sequence ATGACTCGCGCGCGCGGTTTCACCCTCATCGAGCTGCTGGTGGTCATGGCCATCGTCGCCACCCTGATGACCATCGCCGTGCCGCGCTATTTCAACAGCCTGGAGCAGTCGAAGGAGACCACCCTGCGGCAGAGCCTGGCGGTGATGCGCGAGGCGCTGGACCACTTCTACGGCGACACCGGGCACTACCCGGAGAGCCTCGACGAGCTGGTCAGCCAGCGCTACCTGCGCAGCCTGCCGGTGGACCCGATCACCGAGCGCAACGACCTCTGGGTGACCCTGCCGCCGCCGGACGGCGTGGCCGGCAGCGTGGCCGACGTGAAGAGCGGGGCAAGCGGGAGGGCGCGCGATGGCAGCCAGTATGGGCAGTGGTGA